One Algoriphagus sp. Y33 genomic window, TGCTTTTGCAGGATCATAGTAGTGTAGCTTAGTGAACTCATACCAAGCCTGACCTTCCATAGCAAATTCTTTGATTCTTTCTTCGAACACATCCTGCCAAGTCACTGAAGTCAGTGCATTCACACCTGCTCTTGACCTTACTAAATTTACATAGGTCAATGCTTCAGTAGGATTCTTGTCCAAAACCGCCTCTGCATAGGTCAGGTAAACATCGGCCAAACGAAGAATATATGTATTGATCTCGGTTCCCTGTTGAACAACTTTCCCATCGTTGTCTTCAGGCCTTCCTACCACATACTTCTTCACCCAAGCCCGGCTATTATACTCCCTGCTTCCATCTATACTTCTTGCAGGAACTCTAAGCTGCTGAGCAGATCCGCCCGGAGGAACCTGGGTAATATAGGAATAGTGATCACCGGGAAACATAAAGCTTCCTTTCCTTCTCTTGTCAAATACAAGGTCATCGTAGAGATCCAGCATCCACTTGGAAGCTCCTATATCTCCGCCCCATCCATCACCGAAACCCGTAATTTCTGAACCGAAAGCTAGGAATGCCTGTACGGAGTTTTGAGCTCCCCAAGCACCGGCTTGTCCCGCGTTATACACCCACTGCAGCGCAGCCAGTGTTTCTTTATTATTATTATTGGCAGTCTTAAATAGATCTTCGTATTCCTCCATCAATTCTGCGCCACTGTTATCAATTACTCTTTTGGCAAAGTATGCTGCTGAATCCAAGTCACTTTGATTTCTACTTCCGGTCACACCTGCTTTGGTCAGGTACATTTTGGCAAGCATGCCTTCTGCAGACCACTTGGTCAAGCGACCGTTCATCACTGCACTCTCAGGGAGATTATCCACTGCATAGCGAAAATCCTTTATGATAAACTGCCATACAGATTCTTCCGTGTTTCTCGCAATGGTTGTATCCTGAAGCAGTGCTGTATTGTTGGTAATAATCGGAATCGGACCCCAGTTCTGTACCAGATATGAATAAGCCAAACCACGCATGAATCTCCCTTCAGCGATTCCGTGATTTCTGATTCGATCTGTCACATTTTCACCTGCAAATTCATTGATGTTGTTGATCAGGGAATTAGACTGGGCTACCACGTTGTAGAAAGCTCTCCAGGCGGCACCGTTTTCGGCAGTTTCACCTGTGGTATTGAACCGTACATTTTCCAACTGATAAGATCCGGAAGTAAGTGTACCACCTCTGGCATCGCCTATCCCATGGCTGGCTTTGTCATTGTAAGCAAACCATACGATGTTATATAACGGGGCTGAAGCAGCCAAAATCTGATCATCAGTCTTGTAGAAATTTGCATCTACAATTGCATCTAATGGAGGTCTATCCAAGAAATCTTCAGAACAGCCCACCATTCCTCCTAGTAGCAAAGTAGCTCCAAGGACTAATTTTTGGAATTTTGTGTTTGTTTTCATGTGTTTATGATTTTTGGATTAGAAGTCTACACCTAAACTGAATGTGTACATTCTAGTCTGTGGATATCTACCATAATCAACACCAATCAGTTGATTGTTGGCAGACACATTGTTACCGATTGAGGCACCTACTTCAGGGTCATACCCTTTATACTTAGTAAAAGTGAAGGCATTTTGTACGCCGAAAGCTAGTTTCAGACCTCTTACCACATTTTGTCTCCCCAGCAATTCATTAGGAACTACGTAAGAAAGATTGATATTCTTAACTCTCACATAAGAACCATCCTCTACAAACTTGTCAGATATTCTTGTTCCGTTTCCATTAAGATCAGTAGCTGTGATTCTAGGAACATCAGTACCTGCATTTACAATAAATGGATTTCCTGATCCATCCATATCAATTCTAGC contains:
- a CDS encoding RagB/SusD family nutrient uptake outer membrane protein, with amino-acid sequence MKTNTKFQKLVLGATLLLGGMVGCSEDFLDRPPLDAIVDANFYKTDDQILAASAPLYNIVWFAYNDKASHGIGDARGGTLTSGSYQLENVRFNTTGETAENGAAWRAFYNVVAQSNSLINNINEFAGENVTDRIRNHGIAEGRFMRGLAYSYLVQNWGPIPIITNNTALLQDTTIARNTEESVWQFIIKDFRYAVDNLPESAVMNGRLTKWSAEGMLAKMYLTKAGVTGSRNQSDLDSAAYFAKRVIDNSGAELMEEYEDLFKTANNNNKETLAALQWVYNAGQAGAWGAQNSVQAFLAFGSEITGFGDGWGGDIGASKWMLDLYDDLVFDKRRKGSFMFPGDHYSYITQVPPGGSAQQLRVPARSIDGSREYNSRAWVKKYVVGRPEDNDGKVVQQGTEINTYILRLADVYLTYAEAVLDKNPTEALTYVNLVRSRAGVNALTSVTWQDVFEERIKEFAMEGQAWYEFTKLHYYDPAKAFDILSKQDRGTFRIYADQIPNPTMWEIEIPADDTSPRFFTVNESNFKIPIPSAELSRAPNLRKPAVPYDFSAEN